The stretch of DNA TCTTCAACGTTATGATAAATTCTGTAAATCTGCTCCTCAGTGGCTGAAATGGTCAGGTTATCAGCATTGGCCTGCTTTACGGAAACTACGTAAAGGCTTCCAACAACGCTAACACTGTATCCTTTGTGTTCGAGTATTGAAAGGAAATCTTCCCAGTTAAGGTTTTTCGCCGAAATGGTAATAGTATCGTCGATGGCTTCGTCAACGAGAAGCGATATTCCGAGGTCTGCAGCAACTTTCTTCAAAACCGCTTTTAAGTCAGCCTTCTCAACATCAATATCAACGAGATTGTCATGGATTTTTATGCTTTCTTCCAGGGATTTTGTGTCTCTTACGCTGAGAATCCCTTCAACGAATTCTACTGCGTTATTCAGGGCTTCCTCATCGTATGATTTCAGGAGCAACATCCCGAGCTTTTCATATATGGATACATTAACCTGCGGGAAGGCTGCTTCGACAATTGATACGAGCTCCGTAGCATCAGGGCTTACTGCTTTGACGTATTTTATGTACTCTTTCTTGCTGGACTTTTCCATGATTTCTTTCAATTTTTCGACATCATCTTTGTTCCCAACAAGCAGCCAGCCATTTTCCAGCACCACGTACTTCACCCTTAAATTCATTGTTGAGATTACGTTTTGAAGCTGCTCTTCATCGGTTACACCCCCGCTGAGCTTTAAATAATAGCCCTGATCATTTGAAATTAGCGAAAGAAGCTCCCTGGCCCTTCCGATGGTCTCCATTGTGCCGATAGCAACAAGAGCGCCATCAATTTCAAATAGGCTTTCAATTTCAACTCCGGCTGTCAACAGATATTCTTTTACCTTTGATATATCCCAGCCATCGATCACAGGAAGCTTAGCAACGCTTTCTGTTGCCTCTGCGGTCGGCATCTTATTCAGATCGTCTATTATCTTCTGCGCTCTTTCGATTTCTGTTTCATTTCCAATGAGAAGCAAAGCATCGTCTAGTTCGAAGAGCTTGACATCGATCGCAAGTTCTGAAAATACGCCTTCGAGCTTTTCAGGGCTCAACGCAATTCTTTCAACTTTTCTGTACCTCTTTTCGCGTTCGCTGGTTAAGTATTCTATGAGTTCGCCAGCCATGGTTAACTCTTCTGCATTTCCCGAAAGGAGATAGCCATCAGCAATCTCAGTAACCGATATTTCGACTCCTCTCGCCGTCAGATACTCGTAAAGGTCATTTCCATCTATTCCGGTCAATTTTTTTACAAAAGTTACACTTTTACTCGAAGCTTTTTTCGCCTTGACGATATCAATAACAACCCGCTCAAAGAACGTTATTTCAGAATCTTTCCCGATGACCAGAGCGTTATCGCCAATCTTT from Kosmotoga arenicorallina S304 encodes:
- a CDS encoding type II secretion system protein GspD; this translates as MPQGVNPQELEGVLKALSIPARVMQVGQYIILTGDATSLADSERLIRNIRMSEATSSATVTTSMLNYKIMAIPESISFDEMMKTAESLELNLKFEKIGDNALVIGKDSEITFFERVVIDIVKAKKASSKSVTFVKKLTGIDGNDLYEYLTARGVEISVTEIADGYLLSGNAEELTMAGELIEYLTSEREKRYRKVERIALSPEKLEGVFSELAIDVKLFELDDALLLIGNETEIERAQKIIDDLNKMPTAEATESVAKLPVIDGWDISKVKEYLLTAGVEIESLFEIDGALVAIGTMETIGRARELLSLISNDQGYYLKLSGGVTDEEQLQNVISTMNLRVKYVVLENGWLLVGNKDDVEKLKEIMEKSSKKEYIKYVKAVSPDATELVSIVEAAFPQVNVSIYEKLGMLLLKSYDEEALNNAVEFVEGILSVRDTKSLEESIKIHDNLVDIDVEKADLKAVLKKVAADLGISLLVDEAIDDTITISAKNLNWEDFLSILEHKGYSVSVVGSLYVVSVKQANADNLTISATEEQIYRIYHNVEEFKSLIEFYGGTVYSDPINGIVVVKGIERSRVLEILQKLESAFSSPKKQVKIETKIMDKSLYDNLTKQLQASLNFGSSSPQIVFNKDSIGLSFEVMDIVDFPELLENLITTASATVTASLSQDDSDSDIVSNPSIVALSGEEASIHIGDTIPYTTKKVLEDGTIIEELNYLNTGVEMTITPTINGDGTIMLDLYIKVSDPQQYGDYYGEKTREAQTKLMISDGNSLSIGGLITEKETVNVTKLPFLGDLPFIGKLFTSEKKSKEQREMVIIITAKVVEP